Proteins co-encoded in one Streptomyces sp. NBC_01283 genomic window:
- a CDS encoding DUF917 domain-containing protein has product MREITLDDLDDIALGAGILGTGGGGDPYIGKLLAREAIRAHGPVRLTPIDEVDADATVVPISGLGAPTVLLERVPNGREYLAALRALERHLGRRATHLTPLEVGGVNSMLPIVCAARAGLPLVDGDGMGRAFPEAQMVLPGLVGITNSPMALADDKGNTVIVEAVDNHAAERIARAVCVELGCQISCADTVLRGDQLADGLVPATLTLAGRLGTVVREARAAHGDPVAAARAALDGIPLLTGKVADVIRRTEGGFARGHARVDGTGDDTGRVLELGFQNEHLMATRDGVAVATTPDLICVLDSETGAPVTTEGLRYGLRVSVIAARCDPRWITPGGLALTGPRYFGYEVDYLPFGSAA; this is encoded by the coding sequence ATGCGTGAGATCACCCTCGACGACCTCGACGACATCGCCCTGGGCGCCGGTATCCTCGGCACGGGTGGCGGCGGCGACCCCTACATCGGCAAGCTGCTCGCCCGCGAGGCCATCCGTGCGCACGGTCCGGTGCGGCTCACCCCCATCGACGAGGTCGACGCCGACGCGACCGTCGTCCCCATCTCCGGCCTTGGCGCGCCCACCGTCCTCCTGGAGCGGGTGCCCAACGGGCGGGAGTACCTGGCCGCCTTGCGTGCCCTGGAGAGGCACCTCGGGCGCCGTGCCACCCACCTCACGCCGCTGGAGGTCGGCGGGGTCAACTCGATGCTGCCGATCGTGTGCGCCGCGCGCGCCGGGCTCCCCCTCGTGGACGGGGACGGGATGGGGCGGGCGTTCCCCGAGGCGCAGATGGTGCTGCCCGGCCTCGTCGGGATCACCAATTCGCCGATGGCGCTCGCCGACGACAAAGGCAACACCGTCATCGTCGAGGCCGTCGACAATCATGCCGCCGAGCGGATCGCCCGCGCGGTGTGCGTGGAGCTCGGCTGCCAGATCAGCTGCGCGGACACCGTGCTGCGCGGCGATCAGCTCGCCGACGGTCTGGTCCCGGCGACGCTGACGCTCGCCGGGCGGCTCGGCACGGTGGTGCGCGAGGCGCGCGCCGCGCACGGCGATCCGGTGGCGGCGGCGCGGGCTGCGCTGGACGGCATCCCCCTCCTGACGGGCAAGGTGGCCGACGTGATCCGCCGTACGGAGGGCGGCTTCGCGCGCGGCCACGCCCGCGTCGACGGCACGGGGGACGACACGGGCCGGGTGCTCGAACTCGGCTTCCAGAACGAGCACTTGATGGCCACGCGCGACGGGGTGGCCGTGGCGACCACGCCCGACCTGATCTGCGTCCTGGACAGCGAGACCGGTGCCCCGGTGACCACCGAGGGCCTGCGCTACGGCCTGCGCGTCAGCGTCATCGCCGCCCGCTGCGACCCGCGCTGGATCACTCCGGGCGGCCTCGCGCTCACCGGTCCCCGCTACTTCGGGTACGAGGTGGACTACCTGCCCTTCGGATCGGCCGCCTGA
- a CDS encoding hydantoinase/oxoprolinase N-terminal domain-containing protein translates to MRIGIDVGGTNTDAVLLRDDDRVLAAAKSPTTPDITSGITAALQDLAPPVESVTAVMIGTTHFMNALVEGVRLTPVAAVRLGLPATAALPPMADWPARQRAAVGGHGYLCHGGREFDGRPLSPLDPDELRRTAADIAARGLTSVAVSSVFSPVAEADEWRAAEILREELGEGTHFSLSHDLGRVGLLARENATIVNAALRDLATVTVESFGKALAEMAITAPFFLSQNDGTLMDVDFARSWPVATFASGPTNSMRGAALLSGLGDCAVVDVGGTTADIGVLAGGFPREAAGESEVAGIRTNFRMPDVLSLGIGGGSLVSRDGEAGPRSVGYRLTEEALVFGGTRLTATDLAVAAGRADIGDRDHVAHLGREFTERSLHRIAERLAEGVDRMRTSSAVLPVVVVGGGSILVPEALHGYTDVRRPGHFGVANAVGAAIAQVSGETDRIFRVPEGHRDAVLAGAREEAVGRARDAGARAGSVRVVDVEEVPLAYLPGGATRIRVRAVGDLDLARLGAATAPDAEAISHA, encoded by the coding sequence ATGCGTATCGGCATCGATGTCGGTGGGACCAACACCGACGCCGTCCTCCTCAGGGACGACGACCGCGTGCTCGCGGCCGCCAAGTCACCGACCACCCCCGACATCACCTCCGGGATCACCGCCGCGCTCCAGGACCTCGCCCCGCCCGTCGAATCCGTCACCGCCGTGATGATCGGCACCACGCACTTCATGAACGCACTCGTCGAGGGCGTCCGGCTCACTCCCGTGGCCGCCGTGCGTCTCGGCCTGCCTGCCACCGCCGCCCTGCCGCCCATGGCGGACTGGCCCGCGCGGCAGCGCGCGGCCGTCGGCGGGCACGGCTATCTCTGCCACGGCGGACGGGAGTTCGACGGGCGGCCGCTGTCGCCGCTCGACCCCGACGAGCTGCGGCGGACGGCCGCGGACATCGCCGCGCGCGGTCTCACCTCGGTCGCCGTGTCGTCGGTGTTCTCGCCGGTCGCGGAGGCGGACGAGTGGCGCGCCGCCGAGATCCTGCGGGAGGAACTGGGCGAGGGAACGCACTTCTCGCTCTCGCACGACCTCGGCCGGGTCGGGCTGCTCGCACGGGAGAACGCCACGATCGTCAACGCGGCGCTGCGGGATCTGGCCACCGTCACCGTCGAGTCGTTCGGCAAGGCGCTTGCCGAGATGGCGATCACGGCCCCGTTCTTCCTGTCGCAGAACGACGGCACGCTCATGGACGTCGACTTCGCACGCTCGTGGCCCGTCGCGACCTTCGCGTCGGGGCCGACCAACTCGATGCGGGGCGCGGCGCTCCTCTCCGGGCTCGGCGACTGCGCGGTCGTCGACGTGGGCGGCACGACGGCCGACATCGGCGTCCTGGCCGGGGGCTTTCCGCGCGAGGCCGCGGGCGAGAGCGAGGTCGCGGGCATCCGCACCAACTTCCGCATGCCTGACGTCCTTTCGCTCGGCATCGGCGGCGGATCCCTGGTGTCGCGCGACGGCGAGGCGGGACCGCGGTCGGTGGGCTACCGGCTCACGGAGGAAGCGCTCGTGTTCGGCGGTACGCGGCTGACGGCGACGGATCTCGCGGTGGCGGCGGGCCGTGCGGACATCGGGGACCGCGATCATGTCGCCCATCTGGGGCGGGAGTTCACCGAGCGCTCCCTGCACCGCATCGCCGAGCGGCTCGCCGAAGGCGTCGACCGGATGCGGACGTCGTCGGCGGTGCTGCCCGTGGTCGTCGTGGGCGGCGGCTCCATCCTCGTGCCCGAAGCACTGCACGGCTACACCGATGTGCGCAGGCCGGGCCACTTCGGCGTGGCCAACGCGGTGGGTGCGGCGATCGCGCAGGTCAGCGGTGAGACCGACCGGATCTTTCGCGTCCCCGAAGGCCACCGGGACGCGGTGCTCGCCGGGGCCCGCGAGGAGGCCGTCGGGCGGGCGCGGGACGCCGGGGCGCGCGCCGGCAGCGTACGGGTCGTCGACGTCGAGGAGGTGCCGCTCGCCTATCTGCCCGGCGGTGCGACGCGCATCCGCGTCAGGGCCGTCGGCGATCTCGACCTGGCGCGTCTCGGTGCGGCCACCGCGCCCGACGCCGAAGCGATCTCCCATGCGTGA
- a CDS encoding NAD(P)/FAD-dependent oxidoreductase, translated as MQRPRILIIGGGFAGMECAHKLERTLKAQDAELRLISPQDHQLYLPLLPHVASGVLTPQSVAVPLRRMLRRTAIVPGGAIGVDPAAKAVIVRKINGEEVVERYDYLVLTPGSVTRQFDIPGVDQHAVGVKTLAEAAWIRDHVISQLDLASASSDRAERESRLQFVVVGGGYAGTETAAYLHRLTSAAAKRYPGLDPSQIKWHLVDVAPKLMPELGDRLGEKALDIMRRRGVEVSLGVTVDKATEDTVTLTDGRALPCRTLIWTAGVAPSPLIATLGAETNKGRLVVDPELTVPGMDGVFALGDAAAVPDLVKGGGAICPPTAQHAMRQGWAAAKNVTAALRGAALTPYRHKDMGLVVDLGGIQAVSKPMGVQLTGLPAQVVARGYHLGALRTVTARFRTAANWGLNALAGDDYVRTGFQSQRPATLADFEKTDVYLSPEEIHARMTSDVAARSMAPEKPLFP; from the coding sequence ATGCAACGTCCCCGGATTCTGATCATCGGCGGTGGCTTCGCCGGTATGGAGTGCGCGCACAAGCTGGAGCGGACGCTCAAGGCGCAGGACGCCGAACTGCGGCTCATCAGCCCGCAGGACCACCAGCTGTATCTGCCCCTGCTTCCCCATGTCGCGTCGGGTGTGCTGACCCCGCAGTCGGTCGCGGTGCCGCTGCGCCGCATGCTGCGCCGTACGGCGATCGTGCCGGGCGGGGCCATCGGCGTGGACCCGGCCGCGAAGGCCGTGATCGTACGGAAGATCAACGGCGAGGAGGTCGTGGAGCGCTACGACTACCTCGTCCTGACCCCGGGCAGCGTGACCCGGCAGTTCGACATTCCCGGCGTCGACCAGCATGCCGTGGGCGTGAAGACGCTGGCCGAGGCCGCCTGGATCCGCGACCACGTGATCTCGCAGCTCGACCTGGCGTCGGCGAGCTCCGACCGGGCCGAGCGTGAGTCCCGGCTGCAGTTCGTGGTCGTGGGCGGCGGATACGCGGGGACGGAGACGGCGGCGTATCTGCACCGTCTGACGAGTGCCGCGGCCAAGCGGTATCCCGGCCTCGATCCCTCGCAGATCAAGTGGCATCTGGTCGATGTGGCACCGAAGCTGATGCCCGAACTGGGCGACCGGCTCGGGGAGAAGGCCCTGGACATCATGCGGCGGCGTGGGGTCGAGGTGTCGCTCGGGGTGACGGTGGACAAGGCGACCGAGGACACCGTCACCCTCACCGACGGGCGCGCGCTGCCCTGCCGGACGCTGATCTGGACCGCCGGTGTCGCGCCGAGCCCGCTCATCGCCACGCTGGGGGCCGAGACCAACAAGGGCCGCCTGGTCGTCGACCCGGAGCTGACGGTGCCGGGCATGGACGGCGTGTTCGCGCTCGGCGACGCGGCGGCCGTCCCCGACCTCGTCAAGGGCGGCGGCGCGATCTGCCCGCCGACCGCGCAGCACGCGATGCGCCAGGGATGGGCCGCAGCGAAGAACGTCACCGCAGCCCTGCGGGGCGCGGCCCTGACCCCCTACCGGCACAAGGACATGGGCCTGGTCGTGGACCTCGGCGGCATCCAGGCCGTGTCGAAGCCGATGGGTGTGCAGTTGACCGGGCTGCCCGCCCAAGTCGTCGCGCGTGGCTACCACTTGGGGGCGCTGCGCACCGTCACCGCCCGCTTCCGTACGGCCGCGAACTGGGGGCTCAACGCGCTCGCGGGCGACGACTACGTACGCACCGGGTTCCAGTCCCAACGTCCCGCCACGCTCGCGGACTTCGAGAAGACGGACGTCTATCTCTCGCCGGAGGAGATCCACGCACGGATGACGTCGGACGTGGCAGCGCGTTCGATGGCCCCGGAGAAGCCGCTGTTCCCGTAG
- a CDS encoding VOC family protein, whose amino-acid sequence MVHVLSSRILLRPTDPERSRAFYGDALGLAVYREFGTGPERGTVYFLGGGFLEVSGRSEAPPAPGLQLWLQVADARAAHAEFVARGVAVVREPVKEPWGLVEMWIEDPDGVKIVVVEVPEDHPIRYRPGI is encoded by the coding sequence ATGGTGCATGTTCTGAGCAGCAGGATCCTCCTCCGCCCCACCGACCCCGAGCGTTCACGCGCGTTCTACGGCGATGCCCTGGGCCTCGCCGTTTACCGCGAGTTCGGTACGGGCCCCGAGCGCGGCACGGTCTACTTCCTGGGCGGCGGCTTCCTTGAGGTGTCCGGCCGCTCGGAGGCCCCGCCCGCACCCGGCCTCCAGTTGTGGCTCCAGGTGGCGGACGCGCGGGCCGCGCACGCGGAGTTCGTGGCCCGGGGGGTGGCGGTGGTGCGGGAGCCGGTGAAGGAGCCCTGGGGGCTTGTCGAGATGTGGATCGAGGATCCGGACGGCGTCAAGATCGTCGTCGTCGAGGTGCCGGAGGACCATCCCATCCGGTACCGGCCGGGGATCTGA
- a CDS encoding GNAT family N-acetyltransferase has product MDTAPRPSTSDLTFRDATEADVDALVTLIQSAYRGDSSRTGWTTEADILEGRRTDPQGVVDVIKAPAGKLLTVERDGEIIACCQLEHRGEHAYFGMFAVSPALQGAGLGKLIMAEAERTVHEAWGVREMHMTVISVRDDLIAWYERRGYRRTGKMTPFPYGDERFGIPQRDDLQFELLVKPLG; this is encoded by the coding sequence ATGGACACCGCCCCGCGCCCCAGCACGAGCGACCTCACCTTCCGGGACGCCACCGAAGCGGATGTCGACGCGCTCGTCACGCTGATCCAGTCGGCGTACCGCGGTGACTCCAGCCGGACCGGCTGGACCACGGAGGCGGACATCCTGGAGGGCCGGCGGACCGACCCACAGGGTGTCGTCGACGTCATCAAGGCGCCTGCCGGCAAGCTGCTCACGGTCGAGCGCGACGGCGAGATCATCGCCTGCTGCCAGCTCGAACACCGCGGGGAGCACGCCTACTTCGGGATGTTCGCGGTGAGCCCGGCCCTCCAGGGCGCGGGCCTCGGGAAGCTGATCATGGCGGAGGCCGAGCGGACCGTCCACGAGGCGTGGGGCGTGCGGGAGATGCACATGACCGTGATCTCCGTACGCGACGACCTCATCGCCTGGTACGAGCGGCGCGGCTACCGCCGTACGGGAAAGATGACTCCCTTCCCGTACGGCGACGAGCGGTTCGGCATTCCGCAGCGGGACGACCTGCAGTTCGAGCTGCTGGTCAAGCCCCTCGGCTGA
- a CDS encoding glycerophosphodiester phosphodiesterase family protein, whose product MNFLTIGHRGVMGVEPENTLRSFIAAQAAGLDLIELDLHLSKDGALVVMHDADVARTTDGKGPIAEKTLAELRELDAGRGERIPVFEEVLDAVKAPLQAEIKDVAAARALADVMHRRDLVGRVEVISFHDEAIAEIARLVPGVRTALVASRFGTDVVERATAVGATTLVLNIRRLTLEIVERAKKADLRIIGWVVNTQDDLRLVRALQLDGATTDYPEIKRTGRFTA is encoded by the coding sequence TTGAACTTCCTCACCATCGGTCATCGCGGGGTCATGGGTGTCGAACCCGAGAACACCCTCCGGTCCTTCATCGCCGCGCAAGCCGCAGGCCTCGATCTCATCGAGCTCGATCTGCATCTGAGCAAGGACGGCGCCCTCGTCGTCATGCACGACGCCGACGTGGCCCGTACGACCGACGGCAAGGGACCGATCGCCGAGAAGACCCTGGCCGAGCTGCGTGAGCTGGACGCGGGGCGCGGAGAGCGCATCCCCGTCTTCGAAGAGGTCCTGGACGCGGTCAAGGCGCCGCTGCAGGCCGAGATCAAGGACGTGGCCGCCGCCCGCGCCCTCGCCGACGTGATGCACCGCCGCGATCTGGTGGGCCGGGTCGAGGTGATCTCCTTCCACGACGAGGCGATCGCCGAGATCGCCCGCCTCGTCCCCGGCGTACGCACCGCGCTCGTCGCGAGCCGCTTCGGCACGGATGTCGTGGAGCGTGCCACGGCGGTCGGGGCCACCACCCTCGTCCTGAACATCCGGCGGCTGACGCTGGAGATCGTCGAACGGGCCAAGAAGGCCGACCTGCGGATCATCGGCTGGGTCGTGAACACGCAGGACGACCTCCGGCTCGTCCGCGCGCTGCAGTTGGACGGGGCGACCACGGACTATCCGGAGATCAAGCGGACAGGCCGGTTCACGGCCTGA
- a CDS encoding PadR family transcriptional regulator codes for MAAPGPTSPQRPSSPRGPLPPTAWAVLGLLSFPGERTGYELKKWADASLRHFYWSPAISQIYAELRRLEALGYASSRRSGPEEPRAKRSYSITAEGRAALIGWAGGTQDAGPAVLKHPLLLRVWLGHLASPEHLRALVTEHIAHTRGELKEVHDALARTDGEAAWTHPQIALRWSGRRLEAEIGLAEAMLADLTEMAAPTPVPPARTAGPAPAGPTETDVSALPGQPTEDSPTHG; via the coding sequence ATGGCAGCCCCTGGTCCCACTTCACCGCAGCGCCCCAGCTCACCGCGGGGGCCGCTGCCGCCCACCGCCTGGGCCGTGCTCGGTCTGCTCTCCTTCCCCGGGGAGCGGACGGGGTACGAACTGAAGAAGTGGGCGGACGCCTCGCTGCGCCACTTCTACTGGTCGCCCGCCATCAGCCAGATCTACGCCGAACTGCGCCGTCTCGAAGCGCTCGGGTACGCGTCGTCGCGGCGCTCGGGACCCGAGGAGCCCCGCGCGAAGCGGTCGTACTCCATCACCGCGGAGGGCCGCGCGGCGCTGATCGGATGGGCCGGGGGCACTCAGGACGCGGGACCGGCCGTCCTGAAGCACCCGCTGCTCCTGCGGGTCTGGCTCGGGCATCTCGCGTCGCCGGAGCATCTGCGGGCCCTGGTGACCGAGCACATCGCGCACACGCGGGGCGAACTGAAGGAGGTGCACGACGCGCTCGCCCGCACGGACGGGGAGGCGGCCTGGACGCATCCGCAGATCGCGCTCCGCTGGAGTGGGCGGCGGCTCGAGGCGGAGATCGGGCTGGCGGAGGCGATGCTCGCGGATCTCACCGAAATGGCCGCGCCGACGCCCGTACCGCCCGCCCGGACAGCCGGCCCGGCGCCCGCCGGGCCCACCGAAACGGACGTCTCCGCTCTCCCCGGTCAACCCACCGAGGACTCGCCCACCCACGGGTGA
- a CDS encoding bifunctional phosphatase PAP2/diacylglycerol kinase family protein, with the protein MSDLPTPHIRRLLGATDRLAFHRVAARSWPAAQPVLPRLSRSADHGLLWFGIAAGMWAFGGARGRRAAVRGVASLALASATVNTLGKSAVRRERPVLDTVPVIRHLSRQPITSSFPSGHSASAAAFATGVALESRGLGAVVAPVAASVAFSRVYTGVHYPSDVLVGAALGVGAAYAVRGMVPSRAQLPPPARPRTDAPALPDGEGLVVVVNPSSGAQPQLMDPVRQLKTALPRAEVILYEQEAGPLPKVLEEAARDASRRGGVFGVCGGDGTVNAAVSAALRFDVPLMVLPGGTFNHFAADLGVDTVADACVALAEGSAVRADVGRIKPLAGTGPEGTTYAEPVYFLNTFSLGAYPELVRIREEWSPKVGGPPAALLGVAQIVHTGRPLSAVVNGKARSMWLLFAGNGAYRSSGIAPVRRHDLADGLLDVRIAHGGRFARSRLLAAAIVGQLTKTRLYASAKAQRLIISDLPEGTQMAYDGELAPAPAALILDKLPEALTVYRPTFD; encoded by the coding sequence ATGAGTGATCTTCCGACGCCGCACATCCGCAGACTGCTCGGTGCCACCGACCGCCTGGCGTTCCACCGCGTGGCGGCCCGCTCCTGGCCGGCGGCGCAGCCCGTCCTGCCACGGCTGAGCCGGAGCGCCGACCACGGGCTGCTGTGGTTCGGCATCGCGGCGGGGATGTGGGCGTTCGGCGGCGCGCGGGGCAGGCGGGCCGCGGTGCGCGGTGTCGCCTCGCTGGCCCTCGCGTCGGCCACGGTCAACACCCTGGGCAAGAGCGCGGTGCGCCGCGAGCGCCCGGTGCTCGACACGGTGCCGGTGATACGGCACCTGTCCCGGCAGCCGATCACCAGCTCCTTCCCCTCCGGGCACTCGGCGTCGGCGGCGGCGTTCGCCACGGGTGTGGCCCTGGAGTCGCGGGGGCTGGGCGCGGTCGTGGCCCCCGTGGCGGCGTCCGTGGCCTTCTCCCGTGTCTACACCGGCGTGCACTACCCCAGCGACGTCCTGGTCGGCGCGGCCCTCGGCGTGGGCGCCGCCTACGCGGTGCGCGGCATGGTGCCCTCCAGGGCGCAGCTGCCGCCGCCCGCCCGGCCCCGTACGGACGCACCCGCGCTCCCGGACGGCGAGGGCCTCGTCGTGGTGGTGAACCCCTCGTCCGGAGCCCAGCCGCAACTCATGGACCCCGTCCGGCAGTTGAAGACGGCCCTGCCCCGTGCGGAGGTGATCCTGTACGAGCAGGAAGCGGGGCCGCTGCCCAAGGTCCTGGAGGAAGCGGCCAGGGACGCGTCCCGGCGCGGCGGCGTCTTCGGCGTGTGCGGGGGAGACGGCACGGTGAACGCCGCCGTGAGCGCGGCCCTGCGCTTCGACGTTCCGCTGATGGTGCTGCCCGGCGGAACGTTCAACCACTTCGCCGCGGACCTGGGCGTCGACACGGTCGCGGACGCCTGCGTCGCCCTCGCCGAGGGCAGTGCCGTACGGGCCGACGTCGGCCGGATCAAGCCCCTGGCCGGGACCGGTCCTGAGGGCACGACGTACGCCGAGCCGGTGTATTTCCTCAACACGTTCAGCCTCGGCGCCTACCCCGAGCTCGTACGCATCAGGGAGGAATGGTCCCCGAAGGTCGGCGGTCCGCCCGCCGCCCTGCTCGGCGTCGCCCAGATCGTGCACACGGGGCGCCCGCTGAGCGCGGTGGTGAACGGCAAGGCCCGATCGATGTGGCTCCTCTTCGCGGGCAACGGCGCCTACCGCAGCTCCGGCATCGCACCGGTGCGCAGGCACGACCTGGCCGACGGGCTGCTCGACGTCCGTATCGCGCACGGCGGGCGCTTCGCGCGCAGCCGCCTGCTGGCCGCGGCGATCGTCGGCCAGCTCACCAAGACCCGCCTGTACGCGTCCGCCAAGGCCCAGCGCCTGATCATCTCGGACCTTCCCGAGGGCACACAGATGGCGTACGACGGCGAACTCGCCCCCGCGCCCGCCGCGCTGATCCTCGACAAGCTCCCCGAAGCGCTCACGGTGTACCGGCCGACCTTCGACTGA
- a CDS encoding M23 family metallopeptidase, with product MAAVASVLAFMGYDIDSPREAGTTRRDVLSVAAVLLAGGAFTVAAPAAPAAHAAEESDGGCGLGYDEEFEEALAEADEATPESRALAPEKPRRKFALPLRRGFRVSARYGVRGNWIAGHHTGIDLAVPTGTPVHAVGAGTVVLARWSGAYGKAVTVRLRDGHYAVYGHLSRISVRQGARIGTGDRLGSSGATGRATGPHLHLEIRSRRGYGSDINPVRYLAKRGARLL from the coding sequence GTGGCGGCCGTCGCCAGTGTGCTGGCCTTCATGGGCTACGACATAGACAGCCCGCGTGAAGCGGGCACCACACGACGCGACGTACTGAGCGTCGCCGCGGTCCTTCTGGCCGGCGGCGCCTTCACGGTGGCGGCCCCCGCGGCCCCGGCGGCGCACGCCGCCGAGGAGTCCGACGGCGGCTGCGGACTCGGCTACGACGAGGAGTTCGAGGAAGCCCTCGCCGAGGCGGACGAGGCGACCCCGGAGAGCCGCGCGCTCGCCCCGGAGAAACCTCGCCGCAAGTTCGCCCTGCCGCTGCGCCGGGGTTTCCGCGTGTCCGCCCGCTACGGCGTGCGCGGCAACTGGATCGCCGGGCACCACACCGGCATCGATCTCGCCGTCCCCACGGGGACCCCGGTGCACGCCGTCGGCGCGGGCACCGTGGTGCTTGCCCGCTGGTCGGGCGCGTACGGCAAGGCGGTGACGGTGCGGCTGCGGGACGGGCACTACGCGGTGTACGGGCACCTCTCCCGCATCTCCGTGCGCCAGGGGGCCCGCATCGGCACCGGCGACCGGCTCGGCAGCAGCGGGGCGACGGGCCGGGCCACCGGCCCCCACCTCCACCTGGAGATCCGGTCGCGCCGCGGCTACGGATCGGACATCAACCCGGTCAGGTACCTCGCGAAGCGCGGCGCACGGCTGCTGTGA
- a CDS encoding SDR family oxidoreductase: MSGIAGTEGIAGKVVAITGASSGIGEATALLLAERGAKVVLGARRPERLKTLSARIEQAGGEAAWVRTDVTRSADLNGLVELARDRFGRLDVLVSNAGVGPISPLDDLRVADWERMIDVNLKGVLYGIAAALPVFREQGSGHFVNTVSTAGLRIVPLQSVYAATKNAVRTLSEGLRQEAGDSLRVTVVSPGFVRTEFADHIDSEVKAQILDSVDAFGLSPDAVARAIAFAVEQPDGVDVGDIVVRPTAQA; this comes from the coding sequence ATGTCGGGAATCGCGGGAACCGAGGGAATCGCGGGAAAGGTCGTGGCGATCACGGGTGCCAGCAGCGGCATCGGCGAGGCGACCGCTCTGCTCCTTGCCGAGCGCGGCGCGAAGGTCGTGCTCGGCGCACGTCGCCCGGAACGTCTCAAGACGCTCTCCGCCCGCATCGAGCAGGCGGGCGGAGAGGCCGCCTGGGTGCGCACGGACGTGACACGGAGCGCGGATCTGAACGGCCTCGTCGAGCTCGCGCGCGACCGCTTCGGCAGGCTCGACGTCCTCGTCAGCAACGCCGGCGTCGGTCCGATCTCGCCCCTCGACGACCTCCGCGTCGCCGACTGGGAACGGATGATCGACGTGAACCTGAAGGGCGTCCTCTACGGGATCGCCGCCGCCCTGCCCGTCTTCCGTGAACAGGGCTCAGGACACTTCGTCAACACCGTCTCCACCGCCGGGCTGCGCATCGTTCCGCTCCAGTCGGTGTACGCCGCCACGAAGAACGCCGTCCGCACCCTCTCGGAGGGCCTGCGCCAGGAGGCCGGTGACAGCCTGCGCGTCACCGTCGTCTCCCCCGGCTTCGTGCGTACGGAGTTCGCGGACCACATCGACTCCGAGGTGAAGGCCCAGATCCTCGACTCCGTGGACGCGTTCGGGCTCTCACCGGACGCGGTGGCCCGCGCGATCGCCTTCGCCGTCGAGCAGCCGGACGGTGTCGACGTGGGCGACATCGTCGTCCGCCCCACCGCGCAGGCCTGA
- a CDS encoding TetR/AcrR family transcriptional regulator, translated as MGREAGRPLRADAQRNRDKILAAAVRMFTEEGLDAHFERIAREAGVGTGTLYRNFPTREALIEAAYRNEVARLCDAVPELLATLPPREALHAWMRRFVDYATAKLGMAEALRAVVASGGDPYADSREMIQGALSSLLEAGVTAGVIRSDLRPADLFAALAGIALTSARPEQREQAERLLDLLLDGLTHGTR; from the coding sequence ATGGGCCGAGAGGCAGGCCGCCCGCTGAGGGCGGACGCGCAGCGCAACCGGGACAAGATCCTGGCCGCCGCGGTGCGGATGTTCACCGAGGAGGGGCTCGACGCGCACTTCGAGCGCATCGCCCGGGAGGCGGGCGTGGGGACCGGCACCCTCTACCGGAACTTCCCGACGCGGGAGGCGCTGATCGAGGCGGCCTACCGCAACGAAGTGGCCCGGCTCTGCGACGCCGTCCCCGAGCTGCTGGCGACGCTGCCGCCCCGGGAGGCCCTGCACGCCTGGATGCGCCGCTTCGTCGACTACGCGACCGCCAAGCTCGGCATGGCCGAAGCGCTGCGGGCCGTCGTCGCCTCAGGGGGTGACCCCTACGCCGACAGCCGTGAGATGATCCAGGGGGCGCTCTCCTCGCTCCTGGAGGCGGGGGTCACCGCCGGTGTCATCCGCTCCGACCTCCGGCCGGCCGACCTGTTCGCCGCGCTGGCCGGCATCGCGCTCACCTCGGCCAGGCCCGAACAGCGCGAGCAGGCCGAACGCCTGCTGGACCTCCTGCTGGACGGTCTGACGCACGGGACCCGCTGA